AGGCAAGAACGAGTGATGGATATTGATCACCTGGGAGAAGCGCTCTAAAAAATCGCCACTCAGCACTTGCATGTATTTCGCCAACACAGCGAGTTCAATGCTGTGCTCTTCAAGAAGGTCAAGAATGCGGTTTTCCGCGTCCCGCTTGGTTGCCGGAGTGACCGGTACGTGCACAAATCGTCCACCAAAATCACCACACAATGGCTCCAAATCGGGATGATTGGAGATCACTAACGCAACCTCCATCGGCAATTCACCGCTGCGAGAGCGCCAAAGCAAATCCAGCAGACAGTGGCTCTGCTTACTCACAAAGATCGCAACACGGGGCAACTCATCGGAGAAATGGAGCTGGGCCTCACCGCCGAGCCGCTCCGCAAGGGCAGAAACCGCTGGCTCAATCGCGTGCCGAGGCAACCCGAATCCATCAAGCTCCCACTCAATCCGACTTAAAAACAACCCTGCACCCGAGTCGGTGTGATGGTCAGCGTGACGAATGTTGCCGCCGTTGGCTGCCACCCAACCAGCCAGCTCACTCACAAGTGCTGACCGATCAGGACAGATCAGTTGAAGGATGACCGTTGAGCCGTTCACGCGCAGCAGATATTCACAAGTTCATTCTCTCTTGGCAGTCATTGCTCGGGGAACGGAATTACGCAGGTAAACTCGCGGACTCCCTTCTCTACCGATCCCCATGCTGAGCGCCCTGCGTCGCCTCGCTGCGTTTTGCCTCTGCGTGTGCCTCTGCTTCGGCCTCGCGGCCTGCAGCGGTAATGGCAATGCCAAGCCCGCAACGATTAGCCCTGAAGACATGGCAGTCATCCGTAGGCAAGCCGAGGGATTCACGCAAGCCCAGGAACGTCTCCCAGATCTGGCAGCCCTTGTTAATCAGCGCGATTGGACCTTTACCCGCAACCTGATTCACGGACCGATGCAAGAGGTCGGTCGCGAGATGCTGTACATCAATCAGCGCCTCCTTCCAAACGACCGGGCCGAAGCCAACAAGCTGGCGACCAAGCTCAAAGAAGCTCTCGCTGATGTGGATGAGGCCGCCCGTCTCCAAGACGGAACACGCTTGCAAAAGTCCTACACATCCGTTGCAACGGGTTTTGCTAATTACGCCCGCGTTATTCCCGCCGAAGCGTTGAGCTGATTACCTCGATTGCCGTGATTGGTGCTGGTGCCGTCGGCGCCGGCACGGCTTGGCATCTGGCCCGTCAAGGACACA
This region of Synechococcus sp. WH 8016 genomic DNA includes:
- the purU gene encoding formyltetrahydrofolate deformylase, whose amino-acid sequence is MNGSTVILQLICPDRSALVSELAGWVAANGGNIRHADHHTDSGAGLFLSRIEWELDGFGLPRHAIEPAVSALAERLGGEAQLHFSDELPRVAIFVSKQSHCLLDLLWRSRSGELPMEVALVISNHPDLEPLCGDFGGRFVHVPVTPATKRDAENRILDLLEEHSIELAVLAKYMQVLSGDFLERFSQVINIHHSFLPAFKGAQPYHRAWDRGVKLIGATAHYVTEDLDDGPIIEQATLSVSHRDEVEDLIRKGRDTERLALARALRLHLCRQVMVYRGRTAVFA
- the psbQ gene encoding photosystem II protein PsbQ, whose amino-acid sequence is MLSALRRLAAFCLCVCLCFGLAACSGNGNAKPATISPEDMAVIRRQAEGFTQAQERLPDLAALVNQRDWTFTRNLIHGPMQEVGREMLYINQRLLPNDRAEANKLATKLKEALADVDEAARLQDGTRLQKSYTSVATGFANYARVIPAEALS